One Legionella hackeliae DNA segment encodes these proteins:
- a CDS encoding MerR family transcriptional regulator — translation MKQWYAKEFAKLAQVSVRALHHYDKIGLLKPSLRQSNNYRLYSEEDLLKLQQIIALKFFGFELSQIKQLLTKHDHVPNNLAMQSRFLREKAESLLQASSILERISHDCNNNKSISWKKVIELIEVYKMTQQLEDAWVKEIFSPNELKEYAQFETEMKSNSTLEQKKMFEETWFNLVEEFKKALHEDPDSETGIYLGKKLMDWVNNLYGKKYAHLRTKKFERGFAEGKGLEQHGLTPEIVAWMDKALNTYLKQRAYDILAKVGKISSSQLVQNWNQLMDEICGDQEDKKVIIVTTALQDEKVSQEAKEWLKETFKL, via the coding sequence ATGAAACAATGGTACGCAAAAGAATTTGCAAAACTCGCTCAAGTGTCAGTGCGTGCACTGCATCACTACGATAAAATTGGTTTACTCAAACCCAGTTTGCGCCAAAGTAATAATTATCGTTTGTACTCCGAAGAGGATTTATTAAAGTTGCAACAAATTATTGCGCTTAAATTTTTTGGTTTTGAGCTTTCTCAAATCAAGCAGTTACTGACTAAGCATGATCATGTCCCCAACAACCTTGCCATGCAATCAAGGTTTTTACGTGAGAAGGCAGAGTCATTATTGCAAGCAAGCTCTATATTGGAGCGCATATCTCATGATTGCAACAATAATAAATCCATTTCCTGGAAAAAAGTTATTGAACTAATTGAGGTATACAAAATGACGCAGCAACTTGAAGATGCTTGGGTTAAAGAAATATTTTCTCCTAATGAATTAAAGGAATATGCCCAATTCGAGACCGAGATGAAATCTAATTCAACCTTAGAGCAAAAGAAAATGTTTGAAGAAACGTGGTTTAATCTCGTGGAAGAATTTAAAAAAGCTTTACACGAAGATCCAGATTCCGAAACGGGTATTTATTTAGGAAAAAAATTGATGGATTGGGTCAATAATCTCTATGGTAAGAAATACGCTCACCTTCGAACCAAAAAATTCGAAAGAGGGTTTGCCGAAGGGAAAGGACTCGAACAGCATGGACTAACACCGGAAATTGTAGCTTGGATGGATAAAGCATTGAATACTTATTTGAAACAGCGTGCTTATGACATTCTGGCTAAAGTTGGAAAAATTTCTTCATCGCAGTTAGTGCAAAACTGGAATCAATTAATGGATGAAATATGTGGTGACCAAGAGGATAAGAAAGTTATCATTGTAACAACTGCCTTACAAGATGAGAAAGTGAGTCAAGAAGCAAAAGAATGGTTAAAAGAAACATTTAAGCTATAA
- a CDS encoding DUF4431 domain-containing protein encodes MKIIFGFLFALSLPSFAMAKPTCLLAGAQVKLIGELRSQTFPGPPNYSSVAEGDKPESYWVLHTKDSYCGQGKERTHTFQLLLNSKQYKSQRTLLNKNIIVTGTVFFAETGHHHTPILIEVKQLSAYP; translated from the coding sequence ATGAAAATTATTTTTGGTTTCCTGTTTGCTCTTAGTTTGCCCTCCTTTGCAATGGCCAAGCCTACTTGTTTACTTGCAGGGGCGCAAGTCAAGTTAATTGGTGAGCTTAGAAGCCAAACGTTTCCTGGCCCACCCAATTACAGTAGCGTGGCAGAAGGTGATAAACCTGAGAGTTATTGGGTCTTGCACACAAAAGACAGTTATTGTGGACAAGGAAAAGAAAGAACCCACACATTTCAATTGCTACTAAACTCTAAGCAATACAAAAGTCAACGCACGTTATTAAATAAGAACATTATTGTTACCGGAACAGTTTTTTTTGCAGAAACTGGCCATCATCATACCCCCATTCTGATTGAAGTGAAGCAATTAAGTGCCTATCCTTAA
- a CDS encoding GNAT family N-acetyltransferase: MTLKIDYLKQHPHTIEALAKIWQDEIGKIWCPDVSLTQIYSKLQNHLHINQLPIGKVAFVDNIPVGMSCLRVNDGIREEWTPWLGGLVVAKSYQGQRIGKMLIDSIITDAKKLGFSSIFLLTFDPTLPNYYKRLGWDEIEKNTYLGKAITIMRTVI, encoded by the coding sequence ATGACTCTAAAAATTGATTATTTAAAACAACATCCTCATACAATTGAGGCTCTAGCAAAGATTTGGCAAGATGAGATCGGAAAAATATGGTGTCCGGATGTCAGTCTCACACAAATTTATTCAAAATTACAAAACCATCTTCATATCAACCAATTACCCATTGGAAAAGTGGCCTTTGTGGATAATATACCAGTGGGAATGAGCTGTTTAAGGGTAAATGATGGTATTCGAGAGGAGTGGACTCCATGGCTTGGGGGATTGGTTGTTGCGAAATCTTATCAAGGACAAAGAATAGGTAAAATGTTAATAGACAGTATCATCACAGATGCAAAAAAACTGGGATTTTCTTCAATTTTTTTACTCACCTTTGATCCAACCTTACCTAATTATTACAAACGATTAGGATGGGATGAAATTGAAAAAAATACGTATCTTGGAAAAGCGATTACTATAATGAGAACTGTAATTTAA
- a CDS encoding DUF4256 domain-containing protein, which yields MILRWLCIDLLIEEQYRELQKLGNFDMKTSSWVKTPSDVRKLGGDLFC from the coding sequence TTGATCTTGCGTTGGCTATGCATAGATCTTTTAATAGAGGAACAATATCGAGAGCTGCAGAAACTTGGAAATTTCGATATGAAGACGTCAAGCTGGGTGAAAACGCCATCGGATGTAAGAAAACTCGGAGGCGATCTTTTTTGCTGA
- the ald gene encoding alanine dehydrogenase gives MFVGVPKEIKPQENRVGLVPGSVREIVRSGSHVLVEKGAGLGIGISDEQYRASGAEIVATADEIFERAELIVKVKEPQPIECKRLREGQTIFTYLHLAPDPQQTRLLKESGATAIAYETVTQNDGGLPLLTPMSQVAGRMSIQAGAHCLEMAQGGSGVLLGGVPGVAPANVVVIGGGVVGSNAVRMAMGMEARVIVIDKSLSRLRELDFQFGSKLNTIYATVESLEHYVKEADLVIGAVLVPGAAAPKLVTRAMLKSMRPGSVVVDVAIDQGGCFETSKPTTHHEPTYVVDNVVHYCVANMPGAVPRTSTFALNNATLPFVMSLVTKGVKLALLSDGHLLNGLNVHKGMITYEAVARDLGYDYVEAAEALAS, from the coding sequence ATGTTTGTAGGCGTTCCAAAAGAAATTAAACCTCAAGAAAATCGAGTGGGTCTTGTTCCGGGAAGCGTGCGAGAAATCGTAAGATCGGGTAGTCATGTGCTAGTGGAGAAGGGAGCAGGTTTAGGTATTGGCATTAGCGATGAGCAATACCGAGCTTCGGGCGCTGAAATTGTAGCAACTGCAGATGAAATTTTTGAACGTGCTGAATTAATCGTCAAGGTGAAAGAACCTCAACCTATAGAATGTAAACGCTTGCGTGAAGGTCAAACCATATTTACGTATTTGCATTTAGCGCCAGATCCGCAACAAACTCGCTTACTGAAGGAGTCTGGGGCAACAGCAATTGCTTATGAAACCGTCACGCAAAATGATGGCGGATTGCCCTTATTAACCCCTATGTCGCAAGTTGCCGGACGTATGTCCATTCAAGCTGGAGCACACTGTCTTGAAATGGCTCAAGGGGGTAGTGGAGTTTTGTTAGGAGGCGTGCCTGGTGTAGCACCAGCTAATGTAGTTGTCATTGGTGGTGGGGTAGTGGGTAGTAATGCGGTTCGTATGGCTATGGGTATGGAGGCACGCGTCATTGTTATCGATAAATCGCTCTCACGCTTGCGAGAGCTTGATTTTCAATTCGGATCTAAATTAAATACTATTTACGCCACTGTTGAGTCTCTAGAACACTATGTTAAAGAAGCTGACTTGGTGATCGGTGCGGTGTTAGTTCCAGGTGCTGCAGCCCCCAAATTAGTCACAAGAGCGATGCTAAAATCCATGAGACCAGGTTCAGTTGTTGTTGATGTGGCAATAGATCAAGGGGGATGTTTTGAAACCAGTAAACCAACAACACATCACGAACCTACTTATGTAGTTGATAACGTAGTTCATTACTGTGTGGCAAATATGCCTGGTGCAGTTCCTAGAACCTCAACCTTTGCTTTAAATAATGCTACTCTACCTTTCGTAATGAGCTTAGTGACTAAAGGAGTCAAATTGGCTCTACTTAGCGATGGGCATTTGCTCAATGGTTTAAATGTTCATAAAGGCATGATCACTTATGAAGCGGTTGCTAGAGATCTGGGCTATGATTACGTTGAAGCAGCAGAAGCATTAGCGAGTTAG